From the genome of Streptomyces sp. NBC_01116, one region includes:
- the rpsK gene encoding 30S ribosomal protein S11: MPPKGRQGAAKKVRRKEKKNVAHGHAHIKSTFNNTIVSITDPSGNVISWASAGHVGFKGSRKSTPFAAQMAAESAARRAQEHGMRKVDVFVKGPGSGRETAIRSLQATGLEVGSIQDVTPTPHNGCRPPKRRRV; the protein is encoded by the coding sequence ATGCCCCCCAAGGGTCGTCAGGGCGCAGCCAAGAAGGTGCGTCGCAAGGAAAAGAAGAACGTCGCTCACGGCCACGCGCACATCAAGAGCACGTTCAACAACACCATCGTCTCGATCACGGACCCCTCGGGCAACGTGATCTCCTGGGCCTCCGCCGGCCACGTCGGCTTCAAGGGCTCGCGCAAGTCCACCCCCTTCGCCGCGCAGATGGCCGCCGAGTCGGCCGCCCGCCGCGCGCAGGAGCACGGCATGCGCAAGGTCGACGTCTTCGTCAAGGGTCCCGGCTCCGGCCGTGAGACCGCGATCCGCTCGCTCCAGGCCACCGGCCTGGAGGTCGGTTCGATCCAGGACGTCACCCCGACGCCGCACAACGGCTGCCGTCCGCCGAAGCGTCGCCGCGTCTGA
- a CDS encoding DNA-directed RNA polymerase subunit alpha, whose product MLIAQRPSLTEEVVDEFRSRFVIEPLEPGFGYTLGNSLRRTLLSSIPGAAVTSIRIDGVLHEFTTVPGVKEDVTDLILNIKQLVVSSEHDEPVVMYLRKQGPGLVTAADIAPPAGVEVHNPDLVLATLNGKGKLEMELTVERGRGYVSAVQNKQVGQEIGRIPVDSIYSPVLKVTYKVEATRVEQRTDFDKLIVDVETKQAMRPRDAMASAGKTLVELFGLARELNIDAEGIDMGPSPTDAALAADLALPIEELELTVRSYNCLKREGIHSVGELVARSEADLLDIRNFGAKSIDEVKAKLAGMGLALKDSPPGFDPTAAADAFGADDDADAGFVETEQY is encoded by the coding sequence ATGCTTATCGCTCAGCGTCCGTCGCTGACCGAAGAGGTCGTCGACGAGTTCCGCTCCCGGTTCGTGATCGAGCCGCTGGAGCCGGGCTTCGGTTACACCCTCGGCAACTCCCTCCGCCGCACCCTCCTCTCCTCGATCCCCGGTGCCGCTGTCACCAGCATCCGGATCGACGGGGTCCTGCACGAGTTCACCACCGTGCCGGGCGTCAAGGAGGACGTCACCGACCTCATCCTCAACATCAAGCAGCTGGTCGTCTCCTCGGAGCACGACGAGCCCGTCGTGATGTACCTGCGCAAGCAGGGCCCGGGTCTGGTCACCGCCGCCGACATCGCGCCCCCGGCCGGTGTCGAGGTGCACAACCCCGACCTCGTTCTCGCCACGCTCAACGGCAAGGGCAAGCTGGAGATGGAGCTGACCGTCGAGCGCGGTCGCGGCTACGTCTCCGCCGTCCAGAACAAGCAGGTCGGCCAGGAGATCGGCCGCATCCCGGTCGACTCCATCTACTCGCCGGTGCTCAAGGTCACGTACAAGGTCGAGGCGACCCGTGTCGAGCAGCGCACCGACTTCGACAAGCTGATCGTCGACGTCGAGACCAAGCAGGCCATGCGTCCCCGTGACGCCATGGCGTCGGCCGGTAAGACCCTGGTCGAACTGTTCGGTCTGGCGCGCGAGCTCAACATCGACGCCGAGGGCATCGACATGGGCCCGTCGCCGACGGACGCCGCGCTCGCCGCCGATCTCGCCCTGCCGATCGAGGAGCTGGAGCTCACCGTTCGGTCGTACAACTGCCTCAAGCGCGAGGGCATCCACTCCGTGGGTGAGCTCGTGGCCCGTTCCGAGGCGGACCTGCTCGACATCCGCAACTTCGGCGCCAAGTCGATCGACGAGGTCAAGGCGAAGCTGGCCGGTATGGGCCTCGCGCTCAAGGACTCGCCTCCCGGCTTCGACCCGACCGCCGCCGCCGACGCCTTCGGCGCCGACGACGACGCGGACGCCGGTTTCGTGGAGACCGAGCAGTACTGA
- the rplQ gene encoding 50S ribosomal protein L17: protein MPRPAKGARLGGSAAHERLLLANLAKSLFEHGRITTTEAKARRLRPVAERLVTKAKKGDIHNRRLVLQTITDKSIVHTLFTEIAPRYENRPGGYTRITKIGNRRGDNAPMAVIELVEALTVAQQATGEAEAATKRAVKEDALKKDEAPAAESVEDAKPADDAESKDA from the coding sequence ATGCCGCGTCCCGCAAAGGGTGCCCGTCTGGGCGGCAGCGCCGCGCACGAGCGTCTGCTCCTCGCCAACCTGGCGAAGTCGCTGTTCGAGCACGGCCGCATCACGACGACCGAGGCCAAGGCCCGTCGCCTGCGTCCGGTCGCCGAGCGCCTCGTCACCAAGGCGAAGAAGGGCGACATCCACAACCGTCGCCTGGTGCTCCAGACGATCACGGACAAGAGCATCGTCCACACGCTCTTCACCGAGATCGCTCCCCGGTACGAGAACCGCCCCGGTGGTTACACCCGTATCACCAAGATCGGCAACCGTCGTGGCGACAACGCCCCGATGGCGGTCATCGAGCTGGTCGAGGCGCTGACCGTGGCCCAGCAGGCCACCGGTGAGGCCGAGGCCGCGACGAAGCGTGCGGTCAAGGAAGACGCCCTCAAGAAGGACGAGGCCCCCGCGGCCGAGTCCGTCGAGGACGCCAAGCCGGCCGACGACGCGGAGTCGAAGGACGCCTGA
- the truA gene encoding tRNA pseudouridine(38-40) synthase TruA — protein MSDEAEPGFVRVRLDLAYDGKDFSGWAKQTSRRTVQGEIEDALRTVTRSAVTYDLTVAGRTDAGVHARGQVAHVDLPEAVWAEHEEKLLRRLAGRLPLDVRIWRAAPAPAGFNARFSALWRRYAYRVGDRPGGVDPLIRGHVLWHDRPLDVDAMNEAAALMVGEHDFAAYCKKREGATTIRTLQKLSWVRDPASGVLTATVQADAFCHNMVRALIGAALFVGDGRRPAGWPAEVLAAKVRDPGVHVVRPHGLTLEEVAYPADELLAARAVEARNVRTLPGAGCC, from the coding sequence GTGAGTGACGAGGCGGAGCCCGGGTTCGTACGGGTGCGGCTGGACCTGGCGTACGACGGCAAGGACTTCTCCGGCTGGGCGAAGCAGACCAGCCGGCGCACGGTGCAGGGCGAGATCGAGGACGCGCTGCGGACCGTGACCCGCTCCGCCGTGACGTACGACCTGACGGTGGCCGGCCGGACGGACGCCGGGGTGCACGCGCGCGGCCAGGTGGCCCATGTGGACCTGCCGGAGGCGGTCTGGGCCGAGCACGAGGAGAAGCTGCTGAGGCGGCTGGCGGGCCGGCTGCCACTGGACGTACGGATCTGGCGCGCGGCCCCCGCGCCGGCCGGGTTCAACGCCCGGTTCTCCGCGCTGTGGCGGCGGTACGCCTACCGGGTGGGGGACCGGCCCGGCGGCGTCGATCCGCTGATCCGGGGTCATGTGCTGTGGCACGACCGGCCGTTGGACGTGGACGCGATGAACGAGGCGGCAGCGCTGATGGTGGGCGAGCACGACTTCGCGGCGTACTGCAAGAAGCGAGAGGGCGCGACGACCATCCGTACGCTCCAGAAGCTGAGTTGGGTGCGGGACCCGGCGTCCGGGGTGCTGACCGCGACCGTGCAGGCGGACGCGTTCTGCCACAACATGGTGCGGGCCCTGATCGGGGCGGCGTTGTTCGTCGGCGACGGGCGGCGGCCGGCCGGCTGGCCCGCCGAGGTGCTCGCCGCGAAGGTGCGCGACCCCGGGGTGCACGTGGTGCGCCCGCACGGGCTGACGCTGGAGGAAGTGGCGTACCCGGCGGACGAGTTGCTGGCGGCCCGTGCCGTGGAGGCACGGAACGTCAGGACGTTGCCGGGGGCGGGGTGCTGCTGA
- a CDS encoding ABC-F family ATP-binding cassette domain-containing protein, with protein sequence MGHLEAGHLEYYLPDGRVLLGDASFRVADGAVVALVGANGAGKTTLLRLLAGELQPHGGTVSVSGGLGVMPQFVGSVRDERTVRDLLVSVAQPRIREAAKAVDAAEERILTVDDEAAQMAYAQALSDWAEARGYEAETVWDMCTMAALGVPYEKAQWREVRTLSGGEQKRLVLEALLRGPDEVLLLDEPDNYLDVPGKRWLEGKLKETRKTVLFVSHDRELLSRAAEKIVSVEPSPAGSDVWVHGGGFATYHDARKERFARFEELLRRWQEEHARLKALVLRMRQQAANSPDMANRYHAMQTRFKKFEEAGPPPEPPREQDIRMRLRGGRTGVRAVTCKGLELTGLMKPFDLEIYYGERVAVLGSNGSGKSHFLRLLAGEPVAHTGEWKLGARVVPGHFAQTHAHPELLGKTLVEILWSEHAKDRGGAMSVLRRYELERQGDQPFEKLSGGQQARFQILLLELAGTTALLLDEPTDNLDLESAEALQDGLEVYDGTVMAVTHDRWFAKSFDRYLVFGSDGVVRETAEPVWDERRVERVR encoded by the coding sequence ATGGGACATCTCGAAGCAGGCCACCTGGAGTACTACCTACCGGACGGGCGGGTGCTGCTCGGCGACGCCTCGTTCCGGGTGGCCGACGGGGCCGTCGTCGCGCTCGTCGGGGCGAACGGCGCGGGGAAGACGACCTTGCTGCGGCTGCTCGCCGGTGAGCTCCAGCCGCACGGCGGCACGGTGTCGGTGAGCGGCGGGCTCGGCGTCATGCCGCAGTTCGTGGGCTCGGTGCGGGACGAGCGGACCGTACGGGACCTCCTGGTGTCCGTGGCGCAGCCTCGGATCAGGGAGGCCGCCAAGGCCGTCGACGCGGCCGAGGAGCGCATCCTCACCGTCGACGACGAGGCCGCGCAGATGGCGTACGCCCAGGCGCTGAGCGACTGGGCGGAGGCGCGGGGCTACGAGGCCGAGACGGTCTGGGACATGTGCACCATGGCCGCGCTGGGCGTCCCGTACGAGAAGGCGCAGTGGCGCGAGGTCCGCACGCTCAGCGGCGGCGAGCAGAAGCGGCTGGTGCTGGAGGCGTTGCTGCGCGGGCCCGACGAGGTCCTGCTGCTGGACGAGCCGGACAACTATCTGGACGTGCCGGGCAAGCGGTGGCTGGAGGGGAAGCTGAAGGAGACCCGCAAGACGGTCCTCTTCGTCTCCCACGACCGGGAGCTGCTGTCCCGTGCCGCCGAGAAGATCGTCAGTGTCGAGCCGAGTCCGGCGGGCAGCGACGTATGGGTGCACGGCGGCGGCTTCGCCACGTACCACGACGCGCGCAAGGAGCGCTTCGCCCGCTTCGAGGAGCTGCTGCGGCGCTGGCAGGAGGAGCACGCCCGGCTGAAGGCGCTCGTCCTGCGGATGCGGCAGCAGGCGGCGAACAGCCCCGACATGGCGAACCGCTACCACGCGATGCAGACCCGCTTCAAGAAGTTCGAGGAGGCCGGCCCGCCGCCGGAGCCGCCGCGCGAGCAGGACATCAGGATGCGGCTGCGCGGCGGCCGGACCGGGGTGCGGGCGGTGACCTGCAAGGGCCTGGAGCTGACCGGGCTGATGAAGCCGTTCGACCTGGAGATCTACTACGGGGAGCGGGTCGCGGTCCTCGGCTCCAACGGGTCGGGCAAGTCCCACTTCCTGCGGCTGCTGGCGGGGGAGCCGGTGGCGCACACGGGGGAGTGGAAGCTCGGGGCGCGGGTCGTGCCCGGGCACTTCGCCCAGACGCACGCGCATCCGGAGCTGCTCGGCAAGACGCTGGTGGAGATCCTCTGGTCCGAGCACGCCAAGGACCGGGGCGGGGCGATGTCGGTGCTGCGGCGCTACGAGCTGGAGCGGCAGGGGGACCAGCCGTTCGAGAAGCTGTCCGGCGGGCAGCAGGCGCGGTTCCAGATCCTGCTCCTGGAGCTGGCCGGCACGACGGCGCTGCTGCTGGACGAGCCGACGGACAACCTGGACCTGGAGTCGGCGGAGGCGTTGCAGGACGGTCTTGAGGTGTACGACGGCACGGTGATGGCCGTCACGCACGACCGGTGGTTCGCGAAGTCCTTCGACCGGTATCTGGTCTTCGGGTCGGACGGCGTCGTGCGGGAGACGGCGGAGCCGGTGTGGGACGAGCGGAGGGTGGAGCGGGTGCGGTGA
- the rplM gene encoding 50S ribosomal protein L13, with translation MRTYSPKPGDVTRQWHIIDAQDIVLGRLATTAANLLRGKHKAIYAPHMDMGDFVIIINADKVHLSGNKKTQKMAYRHSGFPGGLRSVRYDELLSKNPEKAVEKAIKGMIPKNTLGRQMLSKLKVYAGDQHPHAAQQPVPFEITQVAQ, from the coding sequence GTGCGTACGTACAGCCCCAAGCCCGGCGATGTCACGCGCCAGTGGCACATCATTGACGCTCAGGACATCGTCCTGGGCCGTCTGGCCACCACGGCTGCGAACCTCCTCCGAGGCAAGCACAAGGCGATCTACGCCCCCCACATGGACATGGGCGACTTCGTCATCATCATCAACGCCGACAAGGTTCACCTGTCCGGCAACAAGAAGACCCAGAAGATGGCGTACCGCCACTCCGGCTTCCCGGGCGGTCTCCGTTCGGTGCGCTACGACGAGCTGCTCTCGAAGAACCCCGAGAAGGCCGTCGAGAAGGCCATCAAGGGCATGATCCCCAAGAACACCCTGGGCCGTCAGATGCTCTCGAAGCTCAAGGTCTACGCGGGCGACCAGCACCCGCACGCTGCTCAGCAGCCGGTCCCGTTCGAGATCACCCAGGTCGCGCAGTAG
- the rpsI gene encoding 30S ribosomal protein S9, producing the protein MAETTVETPVEGTEGEETFAEVTTFESEVPVEGEYTSESLAGRFGDPQPAAGLGRRKNAIARVRIIPGTGKWKINGRTLEDYFPNKVHQQEVNEPFKVLELDGRYDVVARISGGGVSGQAGALRLGVARSLNEADVDNNRATLKKAGFLSRDDRAVERKKAGLKKARKAPQYSKR; encoded by the coding sequence GTGGCCGAGACCACTGTTGAGACCCCCGTCGAGGGCACCGAGGGCGAGGAGACCTTCGCCGAGGTGACCACCTTCGAGTCCGAGGTCCCCGTCGAGGGTGAGTACACCTCCGAGTCGCTCGCGGGCCGCTTCGGCGACCCGCAGCCCGCGGCCGGCCTTGGCCGTCGCAAGAACGCCATCGCCCGCGTCCGGATCATCCCGGGCACCGGCAAGTGGAAGATCAACGGTCGCACCCTTGAGGACTACTTCCCCAACAAGGTGCACCAGCAGGAAGTCAACGAGCCCTTCAAGGTTCTCGAGCTCGACGGTCGCTACGACGTCGTGGCCCGCATCTCGGGTGGCGGTGTCTCCGGCCAGGCCGGCGCGCTGCGCCTCGGTGTGGCCCGCTCGCTGAACGAGGCGGACGTGGACAACAACCGCGCCACGCTGAAGAAGGCCGGCTTCCTCTCCCGCGACGACCGTGCGGTCGAGCGCAAGAAGGCCGGTCTCAAGAAGGCCCGTAAGGCCCCGCAGTACAGCAAGCGCTAA
- the glmM gene encoding phosphoglucosamine mutase, whose protein sequence is MGRLFGTDGVRGVANADLTAELALGLSVAAAHVLAEAGTFAGHRPTAVVGRDPRASGEFLEAAVVAGLASAGVDVLRVGVLPTPAVAYLTGSLGADIGVMLSASHNAMPDNGVKFFARGGHKLADELEDRIETVYEQHRTGEPWNRPTGAGVGRVTDYTEGFDRYVAHLIGVLPNRLDGLKVVLDEAHGAAARVSPEAFARAGAEVVTIGADPDGLNINDGCGSTHLELLRAAVVEHGADLGIAHDGDADRCLAVDASGEEVDGDQILAVLALAMRDAGQLRKDTVVGTVMSNLGFKLAMEREGIRLVQTAVGDRYVLESMKAEGFALGGEQSGHVIVLDHATTGDGTLTGLMLAARLAATGRSLAELAGVMQRLPQVLINVPDVDKTRVNTSSELATAVVEAERELGETGRVLLRQSGTEPLVRVMVEAADIEQARAVAGRLADVVKSALG, encoded by the coding sequence GTGGGACGACTCTTCGGTACGGATGGAGTACGCGGTGTCGCCAACGCCGATCTGACGGCCGAGCTCGCGCTCGGCCTCTCGGTCGCGGCGGCGCACGTACTCGCCGAGGCGGGCACCTTCGCGGGCCATCGCCCGACCGCCGTGGTCGGACGTGATCCGCGGGCCTCCGGAGAGTTCCTGGAGGCCGCCGTCGTGGCGGGCCTGGCCAGCGCCGGTGTGGACGTGCTGCGCGTCGGCGTCCTGCCGACGCCCGCCGTGGCGTATCTGACCGGCTCGCTCGGCGCGGACATCGGCGTGATGCTCTCCGCCAGCCACAACGCGATGCCCGACAACGGCGTCAAGTTCTTCGCGCGCGGCGGTCACAAGCTCGCCGACGAGCTGGAGGACCGCATCGAGACGGTCTACGAGCAGCACCGCACGGGTGAGCCGTGGAACCGCCCGACCGGCGCCGGCGTCGGCCGGGTCACCGACTACACGGAGGGCTTCGACCGGTACGTCGCCCACCTCATCGGCGTCCTTCCCAACCGGCTCGACGGTCTCAAGGTCGTCCTGGACGAGGCGCACGGCGCCGCCGCCCGGGTCTCGCCCGAGGCGTTCGCGCGGGCCGGGGCCGAGGTCGTCACCATCGGGGCGGACCCGGACGGCCTGAACATCAACGACGGCTGCGGCTCCACCCACCTGGAGCTGCTGCGCGCCGCCGTCGTCGAGCACGGGGCCGACCTCGGCATCGCGCACGACGGCGACGCCGACCGCTGCCTCGCAGTGGACGCTTCGGGCGAGGAGGTCGACGGCGACCAGATCCTCGCCGTGCTGGCCCTCGCGATGCGGGACGCCGGTCAGCTCCGCAAGGACACCGTCGTCGGCACCGTGATGTCGAACCTCGGCTTCAAGCTGGCCATGGAGCGCGAGGGCATCCGGCTCGTCCAGACGGCGGTCGGCGACCGGTACGTCCTGGAGTCGATGAAGGCCGAGGGCTTCGCGCTCGGCGGCGAGCAGTCCGGGCACGTCATCGTCCTGGACCACGCCACGACCGGCGACGGCACGCTGACGGGCCTGATGCTGGCGGCCCGCCTCGCCGCCACCGGCCGGAGCCTCGCCGAGCTGGCCGGGGTCATGCAGCGTCTGCCGCAGGTCCTCATCAACGTCCCCGACGTCGACAAGACCCGGGTGAACACCTCCTCCGAGCTGGCCACCGCGGTCGTCGAGGCGGAACGCGAGCTGGGCGAGACCGGGCGCGTACTGCTGCGCCAGTCGGGCACGGAGCCGCTGGTGCGGGTCATGGTCGAGGCCGCCGACATCGAGCAGGCGCGGGCCGTCGCGGGCCGGCTGGCCGATGTGGTGAAGTCCGCGCTGGGCTGA
- a CDS encoding PP2C family protein-serine/threonine phosphatase, with amino-acid sequence MSQRRTGPRPRWALVAIPIAWIVAVSVIDVLAPPDIHLGPLLVAAPAITPSFGGPRTVGLVAALAVVAQTLIGVIRDPDDLLSANHEAQIIALILVGTSLVVFCVLRERRAEELTQVRYVSEVAQRVVLPPLPGKLGPLRASALYLAAEARIGGDLYAAARTTSGTRLIVGDVQGKGMTAVNDAALLLGAFRVAAHREAALDELMTYLDRSVCWDLTEPGETSRYGETFITATVMDIPDRNGPVRMISCGHPPPVILHDGRPTTIDVRRPAPPLGLGELTSPRYHVDSFPFEPGDLLLVHTDGVTEARDATGAFYPLTDRITGWSESDPDAFLTRFRHDLLRHVGGHLNDDAAMVVVTRPSLPGT; translated from the coding sequence ATGTCCCAGCGCCGCACAGGACCCCGCCCCCGGTGGGCGCTGGTCGCCATCCCGATCGCCTGGATCGTCGCGGTGTCCGTGATCGACGTGCTCGCCCCGCCCGACATCCATCTCGGTCCGCTGCTCGTCGCGGCCCCGGCGATCACGCCGTCGTTCGGCGGGCCCCGGACCGTGGGCCTGGTCGCGGCGCTGGCGGTCGTCGCGCAGACGCTCATCGGGGTCATCCGCGATCCTGACGATCTTCTCTCGGCCAACCACGAGGCACAGATCATCGCCCTGATCCTGGTCGGCACGAGCCTGGTGGTCTTCTGCGTCCTGCGGGAGCGTCGCGCGGAGGAGCTGACGCAGGTGCGGTACGTGTCCGAGGTCGCCCAGCGCGTGGTCCTGCCGCCGCTGCCCGGGAAGCTCGGCCCCCTGCGCGCCTCCGCCCTCTACCTCGCCGCCGAGGCCCGGATCGGCGGGGACCTGTACGCGGCGGCGCGCACCACCTCCGGAACCCGGCTGATCGTCGGCGATGTGCAGGGCAAGGGGATGACCGCGGTCAACGACGCCGCCCTGCTGCTCGGAGCGTTCCGCGTCGCCGCCCACCGCGAGGCCGCCCTCGACGAGCTGATGACCTACCTCGACCGGAGCGTGTGCTGGGACCTGACGGAACCGGGCGAGACGAGCCGCTACGGAGAAACGTTCATCACCGCCACCGTCATGGACATCCCCGACCGGAACGGCCCGGTCCGGATGATCTCCTGCGGGCACCCGCCGCCGGTGATCCTGCACGACGGCCGGCCGACGACGATCGACGTCCGTCGCCCCGCGCCCCCGCTGGGCCTGGGCGAACTGACCTCCCCCCGGTACCACGTCGACAGCTTCCCGTTCGAGCCGGGAGACCTCCTGCTGGTGCACACGGACGGCGTCACCGAGGCCCGCGACGCCACCGGCGCCTTCTACCCGCTCACCGACCGCATCACCGGCTGGAGCGAGAGCGACCCCGACGCCTTCCTCACCCGCTTCCGGCACGACCTGCTGCGCCACGTCGGCGGCCACCTGAACGACGACGCCGCCATGGTCGTCGTCACCCGCCCCTCGCTACCAGGGACGTGA
- a CDS encoding DUF389 domain-containing protein has product MLHLRLIVPADTTDEVVSLLESTVGTAHLVVLPGAARSPAGDVVMCDVAREAGDELIGALRRLGIDRTGSITMENMELTLSDHADRAEEEAPGDGADAVLWEELTEATHEESTFSITYVSFLALATMLAACGVMLDNAVLIVGAMAVGPEFGPLAGISTALVQRAPRLVARSLWALVGGFALAMLITAGFAWLMDAFGLFNSGMIDKPRPNTGFIWHPDWMSFVVAFLAGVAGTLSLTSAKSGALIGVAISVTTVPAAANAAVAFSYSDYQQTVGSGQQLLANLGGIILAGTLTLLLQKALLRFRRARKPSPSTPGTSVRT; this is encoded by the coding sequence GTGCTGCACCTGCGTCTGATCGTGCCCGCCGACACCACGGACGAGGTCGTGTCCCTGCTGGAGTCGACCGTCGGCACCGCCCATCTGGTGGTCCTGCCGGGCGCCGCCCGCTCCCCCGCCGGCGACGTGGTGATGTGCGACGTGGCGCGCGAGGCCGGCGACGAGCTGATCGGTGCGCTGCGCCGCCTCGGCATCGACCGGACCGGGTCGATCACCATGGAGAACATGGAGCTGACGCTCTCCGACCACGCCGACCGGGCGGAGGAGGAGGCGCCCGGCGATGGTGCCGACGCGGTGCTGTGGGAGGAGCTGACGGAGGCGACGCACGAGGAGTCGACGTTCTCCATCACCTACGTCTCCTTCCTCGCCCTCGCCACGATGCTCGCCGCCTGCGGGGTGATGCTCGACAACGCGGTGCTGATCGTGGGCGCGATGGCGGTCGGCCCGGAGTTCGGTCCGCTGGCCGGGATCTCCACGGCCCTCGTGCAGCGCGCCCCGCGCCTGGTGGCGCGGTCACTGTGGGCCCTGGTCGGCGGCTTCGCCCTGGCGATGCTGATCACCGCGGGCTTCGCCTGGCTGATGGACGCCTTCGGCCTCTTCAACAGCGGGATGATCGACAAGCCCCGGCCCAACACCGGGTTCATCTGGCACCCGGACTGGATGTCGTTCGTCGTGGCGTTCCTCGCGGGCGTCGCCGGGACGCTCTCGCTCACCTCCGCGAAGTCCGGGGCGCTGATCGGGGTGGCGATCTCGGTGACGACCGTCCCGGCCGCCGCCAACGCGGCCGTCGCGTTCAGCTACTCCGACTACCAGCAGACCGTCGGATCCGGGCAGCAGCTGCTCGCCAACCTCGGCGGGATCATCCTCGCGGGCACGCTGACGCTGCTGCTCCAGAAGGCCCTGCTGAGGTTCCGGCGCGCGCGGAAGCCCTCACCCAGCACACCAGGGACTTCCGTGCGCACCTGA
- the coaA gene encoding type I pantothenate kinase, whose amino-acid sequence MITSPARSPHRRTEHAPTPYVDLSRDEWSALRDKTPLPLTADEVERLRGLGDVIDLDEVRDVYLPLSRLLNLYVQATSGLRGALNTFLGDAGNGHGAQRGTPFVIGVAGSVAVGKSTSARILQALLARWPEHPRVELVTTDGFLLPMKELKARGLTSRKGFPESYDRRALTRFVADIKAGKDEVTAPVYSHLIYDIVPGERLTVRRPDILIVEGLNVLQPALPGSDGRTRVGLADYFDFSVYVDARAEDIETWYLNRFRKLRATAFQDPSSYFRKYTQVSEDEALDYARTMWRTINKPNLLENVAPTRGRATLVLRKGPDHKVQKLSLRKL is encoded by the coding sequence GTGATCACCTCACCCGCACGGAGCCCCCACCGTCGCACCGAGCACGCGCCGACCCCCTACGTCGACCTCTCGCGCGACGAGTGGAGCGCACTGCGGGACAAGACACCGCTGCCGCTGACCGCCGACGAGGTGGAGCGGCTGCGGGGGCTCGGGGACGTCATCGACCTGGACGAGGTGCGGGACGTCTACCTGCCGCTCTCCCGGCTGCTCAACCTGTACGTCCAGGCCACCTCCGGGCTGCGCGGCGCGCTGAACACCTTCCTCGGGGACGCCGGGAACGGGCACGGGGCGCAGCGCGGCACCCCGTTCGTCATAGGGGTCGCGGGCAGTGTCGCCGTAGGCAAGTCCACCAGCGCCCGTATCCTCCAGGCGCTGCTGGCCCGCTGGCCCGAGCACCCGCGCGTCGAGCTGGTGACCACGGACGGGTTCCTGCTGCCGATGAAGGAGCTCAAGGCGCGCGGGCTGACCTCCCGCAAAGGGTTCCCGGAGTCCTACGACCGGCGCGCCCTGACCCGCTTCGTCGCCGACATCAAGGCGGGCAAGGACGAGGTGACCGCACCCGTCTACTCGCACCTGATCTACGACATCGTCCCCGGCGAACGGCTCACCGTGCGCCGCCCCGACATCCTCATCGTCGAGGGCCTCAACGTCCTCCAGCCCGCGCTGCCCGGCAGCGACGGCCGCACCAGGGTCGGGCTCGCCGACTACTTCGACTTCAGCGTGTACGTGGACGCCCGCGCCGAGGACATCGAGACCTGGTACCTGAACCGCTTCCGCAAGCTGCGCGCCACCGCGTTCCAGGACCCGTCCTCGTACTTCCGCAAGTACACCCAGGTCTCCGAGGACGAGGCACTGGACTACGCGCGCACCATGTGGCGGACCATCAACAAACCGAATCTGCTGGAGAACGTCGCGCCGACGCGCGGCCGTGCCACCCTGGTGCTCCGCAAGGGCCCGGACCACAAGGTCCAGAAGCTGTCCCTGCGCAAGCTCTGA